One Brassica oleracea var. oleracea cultivar TO1000 chromosome C7, BOL, whole genome shotgun sequence genomic window carries:
- the LOC106305692 gene encoding SKP1-like protein 3, protein MSKKIILESSEGKSFEVDEAVALECQTVKNMIEDDCTDGGIPLANVNSATLAKVIEYCKKHVEAAVEANAGDKDTYGANEDIELKTWDADFVKVDQPLLVDLILAANFLIIPGLLDLTCKTVADMMRGKTVLQIREIFHIKNDYTDAEEAEVRKENAWAFE, encoded by the exons ATGTCGAAGAAGATCATCCTCGAGAGCTCCGAAGGCAAATCTTTCGAGGTCGATGAAGCCGTTGCGCTCGAGTGTCAGACGGTCAAGAACATGATCGAGGACGACTGCACCGATGGCGGAATCCCTCTTGCAAACGTCAACAGTGCAACCCTCGCCAAGGTTATCGAGTACTGCAAGAAACACGTCGAAGCAGCCGTCGAAGCCAACGCCGGAGACAAAGACACCTACGGTGCTAACGAAGACATCGAGCTCAAGACTTGGGACGCCGATTTCGTCAAAGTCGACCAGCCTCTCCTCGTTGATCTCATACTT GCTGCAAACTTTCTGATCATCCCTGGACTTCTTGACCTAACGTGCAAGACTGTGGCCGATATGATGAGAGGCAAGACTGTGCTTCAGATTCGCGAAATCTTCCACATCAAGAACGACTACACAGATGCGGAAGAAGCTGAGGTTCGCAAGGAGAATGCATGGGCCTTTGAGTGA